Proteins co-encoded in one Chitinivorax sp. B genomic window:
- a CDS encoding AraC family transcriptional regulator encodes MSRPPGPHGQYEFRLNQVLDFIDTHLADDLSLDKLAVQAHFSRFHFLRLFHDWFGEAPHAYVRRRRLETGASQLRYSLDSIGQIANECGFDSADGFSRAFRQYFGMAPVQWRKQQTVKLSPDDAPATARWPIKVVAFAEKRVAYTRHIGAYGEAAIQQWQQLDQWMQTHGLQGVTRYGMGLDDPSFTPVAKCRYDVCAELPSGFKPPPRTPVKTIAAGLYAVLRYQGPPCNSNRAWLWLLNNAMPSGRYKVAPRPGFERYDASLPTPGAQAQDCDLCLPLELQTAL; translated from the coding sequence ATGAGCCGCCCGCCCGGCCCACATGGGCAATACGAATTTCGCCTGAATCAGGTGCTGGATTTCATTGATACCCACCTGGCCGATGACCTGAGCCTGGATAAATTGGCTGTGCAGGCTCATTTCTCGCGCTTTCACTTTCTACGGTTGTTTCATGACTGGTTTGGCGAGGCACCGCACGCCTATGTCAGACGCCGGCGACTGGAGACCGGTGCATCGCAACTACGCTATTCACTGGATAGCATTGGGCAGATTGCCAATGAGTGCGGTTTTGATTCGGCGGATGGCTTTTCCCGGGCATTTCGTCAGTATTTCGGGATGGCACCTGTGCAATGGCGCAAGCAGCAAACCGTGAAGCTATCACCGGATGATGCGCCAGCCACAGCACGCTGGCCGATCAAAGTAGTGGCATTTGCTGAAAAACGGGTGGCGTATACCCGCCATATCGGTGCCTATGGAGAAGCGGCCATCCAGCAATGGCAGCAACTGGATCAGTGGATGCAGACTCATGGGCTGCAAGGCGTGACCCGCTACGGCATGGGGCTGGACGACCCATCTTTCACGCCGGTGGCCAAATGTCGTTACGACGTCTGTGCGGAACTGCCCTCCGGTTTCAAGCCCCCGCCTCGCACCCCGGTCAAAACCATTGCTGCTGGCCTGTATGCGGTACTTCGTTATCAGGGGCCGCCTTGCAACAGCAACCGTGCCTGGCTGTGGCTATTGAACAATGCCATGCCTAGCGGTCGATACAAAGTTGCGCCACGTCCTGGATTCGAACGGTACGATGCCAGTTTACCCACCCCTGGGGCACAAGCACAGGATTGTGACCTTTGCCTACCACTGGAATTGCAGACGGCGCTTTAG
- a CDS encoding S8 family peptidase gives MAEDVGGFDDRKLLKIRLHAGDKTVPAFDAIPGVEIVSQEDEAIVLAFATDQGLSEFESRLATLARDGVVTRKELLFVIEDFDHWTPQDRTGPALRDGGFPAVEPFVLDAELWPQERQDKRQTLLRSFLDWSRDQGIEQLDDISQPSLVMVRVRCNRAQAELLLRHRDVRTIDLPPRLGVSVELLHTDINQFPQIDPPSDDAPAVAVLDSGLTPGHALLGASVGDAQGYPAPRRSPDDEAPHWHGTFVSGLALYGDIHVCIQQGQFVPQLRLFSGKVFEDDGQDQTEFVEKAVEEAVRELHAGYGCRVFNFSYGDLNKVYDGRHVRGLAYTLDRLTRELGVLFVVPTGNLLFADLPANVREDYPNYLLGDSARLVDPATALNALTVGGLSMNEATRDAQRYPNKIEDQPLARTGQPFPLTRSGLSINGAIKPDVVEHAGNVALARAGGRPRHSGLGVISLNGGFGAGPAFKEDIGTSYAAPQIAHKAAKLLAEIPDATPNLLRSLIGAHSQWPQPCVELLNATGNTEGRDKLLRLVGYGRVDDAALFRSLDQTVTLLAEEKIGNDQHHFFELPLPDVFWSGHRRTREISIALAYSPAVRTTRLDYRRAKLWFTLVTAPSLDEVTQAFRRNRVEGMGERSNGRWLPNDTRKAGTLQVSRWTFKQALANGDKVFVVVTRQDSPWSDDRDGNEPYALTAVLADRENADAQLYAQVRAALEARVQERARARVGGRG, from the coding sequence GTGGCAGAAGATGTGGGCGGATTCGATGATCGGAAACTTCTCAAGATTCGGCTGCACGCGGGGGACAAGACCGTACCAGCCTTTGACGCGATTCCTGGCGTAGAGATCGTCAGCCAGGAAGATGAGGCCATCGTCCTTGCTTTTGCTACCGATCAGGGATTGAGTGAGTTTGAGAGCCGCCTCGCCACGCTGGCGCGCGACGGCGTAGTGACACGTAAGGAACTGCTGTTCGTCATTGAGGACTTCGATCACTGGACGCCTCAAGATCGCACAGGACCAGCTTTACGCGACGGTGGATTCCCTGCTGTTGAACCCTTTGTGCTTGACGCTGAACTCTGGCCTCAAGAGCGACAGGACAAGCGTCAGACTCTCTTGCGTTCGTTCCTGGACTGGTCGCGAGACCAGGGTATCGAGCAACTTGATGACATCAGCCAGCCTTCATTGGTCATGGTGCGCGTGCGCTGCAATCGAGCGCAGGCCGAGCTACTCCTCCGTCACAGGGATGTGCGCACTATCGATTTGCCACCGCGATTAGGTGTGTCTGTTGAGCTGCTTCATACCGATATCAACCAGTTCCCGCAAATCGATCCACCCAGCGATGACGCTCCGGCTGTAGCGGTTCTCGACTCGGGTTTGACCCCTGGGCACGCTTTGCTGGGAGCGTCGGTTGGCGATGCGCAAGGCTACCCCGCGCCGCGTCGCAGCCCAGACGACGAGGCCCCTCACTGGCATGGAACTTTCGTGAGTGGATTGGCCTTGTATGGCGACATACACGTTTGCATTCAGCAAGGCCAATTTGTCCCGCAACTCCGTCTGTTTTCCGGAAAGGTGTTCGAGGACGATGGACAGGATCAAACAGAGTTTGTCGAGAAGGCTGTTGAAGAGGCCGTTCGCGAGTTGCATGCGGGGTACGGGTGTCGGGTATTCAATTTCAGCTATGGCGACCTCAACAAGGTATACGACGGTCGTCATGTGCGGGGTCTCGCTTATACGCTGGACCGTCTGACACGCGAGCTTGGTGTCTTATTCGTGGTGCCGACAGGCAATCTATTGTTTGCCGACCTTCCCGCCAACGTCCGCGAGGATTACCCCAACTACTTGCTCGGTGACAGCGCACGACTGGTGGACCCAGCCACCGCTCTCAATGCCTTGACTGTCGGCGGCCTGAGCATGAACGAAGCCACACGTGACGCGCAGCGTTACCCGAATAAGATTGAAGATCAGCCGCTGGCGCGAACCGGGCAACCCTTCCCACTGACGCGTAGCGGATTGTCGATCAATGGTGCAATCAAACCAGATGTGGTCGAGCATGCTGGCAATGTCGCATTGGCACGCGCCGGTGGCCGACCGCGTCACTCGGGTTTAGGAGTCATCTCGCTAAACGGGGGCTTTGGTGCAGGCCCGGCCTTCAAAGAAGATATTGGCACCAGCTATGCTGCTCCCCAGATCGCTCACAAGGCGGCGAAGCTGCTGGCAGAGATACCTGACGCCACGCCCAATCTGCTGCGTTCGCTAATCGGCGCACACTCGCAATGGCCGCAACCTTGTGTCGAATTGCTCAACGCCACCGGCAATACGGAAGGGCGCGACAAGCTCTTGCGCCTGGTTGGCTATGGCCGTGTGGATGACGCCGCACTATTTCGCTCGCTGGATCAGACCGTCACCTTGCTGGCAGAAGAGAAAATCGGCAACGACCAACACCACTTCTTCGAATTGCCTCTACCAGACGTCTTTTGGAGTGGCCACCGTCGCACTCGCGAGATCAGCATCGCGCTTGCGTACAGTCCTGCTGTCAGAACAACCCGCCTTGACTATCGCCGAGCCAAGTTGTGGTTCACCCTGGTAACTGCGCCCAGCTTGGATGAGGTTACGCAAGCCTTCCGGCGTAACCGCGTAGAAGGCATGGGCGAGCGCAGCAACGGGCGCTGGCTCCCCAACGATACCCGCAAAGCCGGAACACTCCAGGTCTCGCGCTGGACCTTCAAACAGGCGCTAGCGAATGGGGACAAGGTGTTTGTCGTGGTGACTCGCCAAGACTCACCTTGGTCAGACGACCGAGATGGCAATGAGCCTTACGCCCTGACTGCCGTACTCGCCGATCGTGAAAACGCCGATGCCCAACTCTATGCCCAAGTGCGTGCGGCGCTGGAGGCTCGTGTCCAAGAACGGGCTCGGGCTCGGGTTGGAGGGCGTGGCTGA
- a CDS encoding ATP-binding protein, whose product MANAKLLRQLIRSGVQGDSASFRAASEAVIKEEREKNHHLLANDLERLLYGDQARAPNSVRKLRVVSALPTNKDNGLALLEERPVVREEKDIVLSDSAQSALDEILMEHNRADVLRSYGMQPAQKLLFCGPPGCGKTLVAEVIANSLSLPLILVRLDSVISSFLGETAANLRKVFDYIASQPVVALFDEFDALTKDRGDSADHGELKRSVNAVLQMMDGYRGESILIATTNYETLLDKAVWRRFDEVVRLEMPNLEQIKRLLALKLSGIRRNFEPDDGQIASLFKGMSHADIERVLRRAVKEMILSGREFLEKSHIDTALAREYRHKN is encoded by the coding sequence ATGGCAAACGCTAAATTGCTTCGGCAGTTGATCAGATCAGGGGTGCAAGGCGACTCTGCGAGTTTTCGCGCCGCTTCCGAAGCAGTCATCAAAGAAGAGCGGGAAAAAAACCACCACTTACTAGCTAACGACCTTGAGCGCCTGCTTTATGGCGATCAAGCAAGGGCTCCGAATTCCGTTCGGAAGCTACGCGTAGTCAGCGCTCTCCCGACCAACAAAGACAATGGCTTGGCGCTGCTCGAAGAGCGTCCAGTGGTTCGAGAGGAGAAGGATATTGTCCTCTCGGACTCAGCCCAATCTGCGCTCGATGAAATTCTGATGGAGCACAATCGGGCCGATGTATTGCGTTCATACGGCATGCAGCCCGCACAAAAACTCCTGTTCTGCGGGCCTCCCGGCTGCGGCAAGACGTTGGTAGCGGAGGTGATCGCGAACAGTTTGTCTTTGCCGCTTATCTTGGTTCGACTTGACTCTGTCATTTCCTCGTTCTTGGGCGAAACGGCAGCCAATTTGCGCAAAGTATTCGACTACATCGCATCGCAACCAGTAGTGGCGCTGTTCGACGAATTTGATGCATTGACGAAAGATCGTGGGGACAGCGCCGATCATGGCGAGCTAAAGCGGTCAGTTAACGCCGTATTGCAGATGATGGATGGTTACCGTGGGGAGAGCATTCTCATCGCGACAACCAACTACGAAACATTGCTGGACAAGGCTGTGTGGCGGCGTTTCGATGAGGTCGTCCGCCTGGAAATGCCGAATCTGGAACAGATCAAGCGTCTTTTGGCATTGAAGCTATCTGGTATTCGCCGGAACTTCGAGCCCGATGACGGCCAGATCGCATCTCTATTCAAGGGAATGTCTCACGCTGACATTGAGCGTGTACTGCGCCGGGCTGTTAAGGAAATGATTCTGTCCGGTCGGGAGTTTCTGGAAAAGAGCCACATTGACACTGCGCTGGCTCGCGAATATCGCCATAAAAACTAA
- a CDS encoding LysR family transcriptional regulator, with translation MDLLDSMKVYVMAVEKGSLSAAAIACDISATMAGNHLRMLEKRLGMRLLNRTTRRQHLTAFGEDYYIRCKEILRLVAETDAQAQNLQLAPAGKLRITAPVTFGTEALIPALPTYLERYPQVSVDIALNDHIVDLVEEGFEAGIRIGPLTDSTLIAKPLAPYRQMICASPDYLARNGTPKKPEELSQHECLAFTPAALAHWRLIDEEGTHHIAVSGRLQINHGQGLRVAALQGLGIVLQPALLLEADVRAGRLVQLFPALELPSRPTHVIYLPDRYRSPKLRSFVDFVVERFS, from the coding sequence ATGGATTTGCTCGACAGCATGAAGGTGTATGTAATGGCCGTCGAAAAAGGCAGCCTCAGCGCAGCTGCCATAGCTTGTGACATCTCAGCGACAATGGCGGGCAATCACTTGCGAATGCTGGAGAAACGTTTGGGCATGCGGTTGCTCAACCGCACCACCCGGCGCCAGCACCTCACCGCCTTCGGTGAGGACTATTACATCCGTTGCAAGGAAATCCTCAGACTGGTGGCCGAAACCGATGCACAGGCCCAGAACCTGCAATTGGCCCCGGCAGGCAAATTGCGCATCACCGCCCCCGTTACCTTCGGCACGGAAGCCTTGATCCCCGCATTGCCAACATATTTAGAACGCTACCCACAGGTCAGTGTCGATATCGCCTTGAACGACCACATCGTGGATTTGGTAGAAGAAGGGTTTGAGGCAGGCATTCGCATTGGCCCATTGACCGATTCCACGCTGATTGCCAAACCATTGGCGCCTTACCGGCAGATGATCTGTGCCTCCCCAGACTATCTGGCACGTAATGGCACACCCAAGAAACCTGAGGAGCTCAGCCAGCATGAATGCCTTGCTTTCACCCCTGCAGCACTGGCACATTGGCGCTTGATTGACGAGGAAGGAACACACCACATCGCCGTCTCCGGGCGGTTACAGATCAATCATGGACAAGGGTTACGCGTTGCAGCCTTGCAAGGCCTGGGTATCGTGCTGCAACCGGCGTTGCTGTTGGAAGCCGATGTACGGGCTGGGCGCCTCGTTCAGCTATTCCCGGCACTGGAGCTACCCAGCCGGCCAACACACGTGATCTATCTGCCGGACCGGTACCGGTCACCCAAGCTGCGCAGCTTTGTGGACTTTGTGGTGGAACGATTCAGTTGA
- a CDS encoding NAD(P)-dependent alcohol dehydrogenase, with translation MKAIELTAPTLTAFRQIELPDPKAGRGEVLIRLRAAALNFLDVAIATGNFPGMRFPMIPVADGAGEVAALGEGVSQFAIGDRVIPHFMPNWQGGIITPHNVAAMRGATLPGSLAEYVAVPASSLVALPDHLDFVQGATLPIAATTAWNAVRSAQIRPGSVVVLLGTGGVSIFALQFAKAAGATVIIASSSDEKLERARHLGADHLINYRATPAWDEEVLKLTDGRGADLVVETVGEATMMRAINAAATGGTIFTVGFVSGTSSSIELLPIIVKALRIIGNNTGSVADLAEATRAIAAHRIEPVIDRVFDIEDTPTAYAELSTGGRHFGKLAIAH, from the coding sequence ATGAAAGCCATTGAACTTACCGCCCCGACGTTGACTGCATTTCGCCAGATCGAACTGCCCGACCCGAAAGCTGGCCGTGGTGAGGTATTGATACGACTGCGTGCCGCTGCACTGAACTTTCTGGACGTCGCCATTGCAACTGGCAATTTTCCTGGCATGCGCTTTCCGATGATTCCTGTTGCAGATGGCGCGGGTGAAGTTGCCGCACTTGGTGAGGGCGTCAGTCAGTTTGCCATTGGCGATCGGGTGATCCCCCATTTCATGCCCAACTGGCAGGGTGGGATCATCACGCCACACAACGTGGCTGCAATGCGTGGCGCTACGTTGCCGGGCTCGCTGGCTGAGTATGTGGCCGTACCGGCCAGCAGCTTGGTCGCATTGCCGGACCACCTCGATTTTGTGCAAGGGGCGACACTGCCCATCGCCGCTACCACAGCCTGGAATGCGGTACGTTCGGCACAGATTCGTCCTGGCTCTGTGGTTGTACTACTGGGGACGGGTGGCGTCAGCATTTTTGCCTTGCAGTTCGCCAAGGCGGCGGGTGCCACGGTCATCATCGCCTCATCGTCGGATGAAAAGCTGGAACGTGCGCGTCACCTGGGCGCAGATCATCTGATCAACTACCGTGCGACGCCAGCCTGGGATGAGGAAGTGCTCAAACTCACAGACGGACGGGGTGCAGACCTGGTGGTGGAAACTGTTGGTGAGGCGACCATGATGCGTGCCATCAACGCTGCAGCGACAGGTGGCACCATTTTCACAGTTGGCTTTGTTTCTGGCACCTCATCTTCAATCGAGTTGCTACCGATCATCGTCAAAGCGCTGCGGATTATCGGTAACAACACGGGGTCCGTGGCTGACTTGGCGGAGGCGACCCGCGCTATTGCGGCTCATCGTATCGAGCCGGTCATCGATCGTGTATTTGATATCGAAGATACGCCCACAGCGTATGCCGAACTCAGTACCGGCGGAAGGCATTTCGGCAAGCTCGCCATTGCACATTGA
- a CDS encoding transporter substrate-binding domain-containing protein, whose protein sequence is MYQGHPFLALLFALLFICTAATGKTVYYQRSPTVDDARDVYPIQLLRLALDRSGGQYQLKPSAQAMLQGRALAELAVGRGVDVVWAMTSKEREAALRPIRIPIFKGLIGWRIPLVRASQANLFKDIRNLEQLKSLTAGQGHDWPDTDILLGNGIAVERVARYQGLFRMLTLGRFDYFPRSMSEIWAEADEHAKDGIVVDRFVVIHYPTAFYYFVNQRNTELANAIQSGLEAAIADGSFDKLFYQFHADILKRSEIDKRTVIELYNPTLPEKTPLQRRELWLQLDDLKQSGTTH, encoded by the coding sequence ATGTATCAAGGCCATCCGTTTCTTGCCCTGCTGTTCGCCTTACTATTTATTTGTACCGCCGCCACCGGCAAAACCGTTTATTACCAGCGGTCACCCACCGTAGACGATGCACGCGATGTCTATCCTATCCAACTGCTGAGACTGGCGCTGGATAGATCCGGAGGCCAATACCAACTCAAACCCTCCGCACAGGCCATGTTACAGGGCCGAGCACTGGCGGAGCTGGCAGTAGGCCGAGGTGTGGACGTAGTATGGGCGATGACATCCAAAGAACGAGAAGCTGCGCTACGGCCAATTCGCATTCCTATTTTCAAAGGACTGATTGGGTGGCGAATACCGCTGGTAAGGGCTTCTCAGGCCAACTTATTCAAAGATATCCGTAATCTGGAACAACTTAAGTCATTGACAGCAGGCCAAGGCCATGATTGGCCTGACACCGATATTCTGCTAGGAAACGGCATTGCCGTGGAAAGGGTCGCACGCTATCAAGGCCTGTTCCGAATGCTGACACTGGGCCGCTTCGACTATTTTCCTCGCTCAATGTCAGAAATCTGGGCCGAAGCGGATGAACACGCCAAGGATGGCATCGTTGTCGACCGCTTCGTGGTTATTCACTATCCAACTGCGTTCTATTATTTCGTCAACCAACGTAACACCGAATTGGCCAACGCAATCCAGTCCGGGCTTGAGGCCGCCATTGCGGATGGCAGCTTCGACAAGCTGTTCTATCAATTCCATGCGGACATCCTCAAACGTTCGGAGATCGACAAACGCACCGTGATCGAGCTATACAACCCGACACTACCGGAAAAAACGCCACTTCAGCGGCGTGAACTGTGGCTACAACTTGATGACCTGAAACAGTCAGGGACGACTCACTAA
- a CDS encoding LysR family transcriptional regulator codes for MDRLHLLTVFVAVAEEAGFAAAARRLGMSPPAVTRAIAALEDRLGVKLLNRTTRHVRVTEPGQRYLDDARRIMSEMDEADAAVAGINAEPKGQLAITAPVLFGKMFVMPGIVDYLQRYPDMEISALFLDRVVNLMEEGLDVGIRIGELPDSSMKAIRVGQVRRVLCAAPAYLAQHGVPHTPADLAHHTIVAASGLSPVPEWRFFQHGQPLSVRVKPRLIVTSNDAAIEAVRNGFGLTRLMSYQIAPYLASGELQIVLSEFEPTVLPIHVLHRESRHASAKVRTFVDVISARLRANVALNELRL; via the coding sequence ATGGACCGGTTACATTTGTTGACGGTATTTGTGGCCGTTGCAGAGGAGGCAGGATTTGCTGCCGCAGCCAGGCGGCTTGGGATGTCACCACCAGCGGTAACACGCGCCATTGCTGCCCTGGAGGACCGACTGGGGGTCAAGTTGTTAAACCGAACCACTCGCCATGTACGCGTTACTGAACCAGGGCAACGTTATCTGGACGATGCGCGGCGCATCATGAGTGAAATGGACGAAGCCGACGCCGCAGTTGCCGGCATCAATGCCGAACCCAAAGGCCAGCTGGCCATTACCGCACCCGTATTGTTCGGCAAAATGTTCGTGATGCCCGGGATTGTGGACTACCTGCAGCGTTACCCGGACATGGAAATATCCGCGTTGTTTCTGGACCGCGTCGTCAACCTGATGGAAGAAGGGCTGGACGTTGGCATCCGCATTGGCGAGCTACCCGATTCCAGCATGAAGGCCATACGGGTCGGCCAGGTACGACGGGTATTGTGTGCTGCACCTGCTTATCTGGCTCAACACGGTGTCCCCCATACACCAGCCGATCTGGCACACCACACCATTGTTGCGGCCAGCGGCTTGTCACCCGTACCGGAATGGCGTTTCTTCCAGCATGGGCAGCCCCTGTCGGTCAGGGTCAAACCTCGGCTGATCGTCACCAGCAATGATGCTGCCATCGAAGCCGTCCGCAACGGATTCGGTCTCACTCGACTGATGTCCTACCAGATTGCCCCCTACCTGGCCTCGGGGGAATTGCAGATCGTGTTGAGCGAATTCGAGCCCACGGTCTTGCCCATCCACGTTTTACATCGCGAATCCCGCCATGCTTCGGCCAAAGTACGAACATTTGTGGATGTGATCAGTGCACGGCTGCGGGCAAATGTGGCACTGAATGAGCTACGTCTCTGA
- a CDS encoding nuclear transport factor 2 family protein: MTSSPTARPPLPPFTAETAVLKVRLAEDGWNSRDPQRVAQAYTVDSQWRNRSEFPQGRAQIVEFLTRKWEREHEYRLIKELWAYTDNRIAVRFAYEWRDAEGQWFRSYGNENWEFDDNGLMQNRYASINDLPITEAERQFHWPQGRRPDDHPGLSDLGL, from the coding sequence ATGACCTCGTCACCTACTGCCCGTCCGCCCTTACCGCCCTTCACCGCAGAAACAGCGGTACTCAAAGTACGCCTGGCCGAAGATGGCTGGAACAGTCGCGACCCACAACGTGTGGCACAGGCCTACACCGTCGATAGCCAATGGCGTAATCGGTCAGAGTTTCCACAAGGCCGGGCACAGATAGTCGAATTTCTCACCCGTAAATGGGAACGCGAACATGAATACCGGTTGATCAAAGAGCTATGGGCTTATACCGACAACCGGATCGCGGTACGGTTTGCTTATGAATGGCGTGATGCAGAAGGCCAGTGGTTCCGCTCTTATGGAAATGAAAACTGGGAGTTCGACGACAATGGCTTGATGCAGAATCGTTATGCCAGCATCAACGATCTGCCGATCACTGAAGCAGAACGTCAGTTTCACTGGCCGCAAGGACGTCGACCCGATGACCACCCAGGGCTGAGTGATTTGGGGCTGTAA